One window of Pseudomonadales bacterium genomic DNA carries:
- a CDS encoding NADP-dependent isocitrate dehydrogenase codes for MTTSKIIYTETDEAPALATYSLLPIIQAFTGAAGVEVETRDISLSGRVLANFPDYLSDDQKISDALAELGELAKTPDANIIKLPNISASVPQLKATIAELQAQGYPLPEYPEEPQNDEEKSIKAAYDKVKGSAVNPVLREGNSDRRAPGAVKSYARKNPHSMGAWASDSKSHVASMSEGDFYGSEKSTTIADATEFKLVFEGEGGEQELKGFAPLQAGEVIDCSTMSVAKLRAFLA; via the coding sequence ATGACCACGTCAAAAATTATCTATACAGAAACTGATGAAGCGCCAGCGCTGGCAACTTATTCACTATTACCGATTATTCAAGCTTTCACAGGCGCTGCCGGTGTTGAAGTTGAAACACGTGATATTTCCTTATCGGGTCGCGTATTAGCAAACTTTCCTGATTATTTAAGCGACGATCAAAAAATCTCAGATGCCTTAGCTGAACTTGGTGAGCTGGCGAAAACACCTGATGCTAACATCATCAAGCTGCCAAATATTTCGGCTTCTGTGCCTCAGCTTAAAGCAACCATTGCTGAGCTTCAGGCGCAAGGTTATCCATTGCCTGAATACCCAGAAGAGCCTCAAAATGACGAAGAAAAGTCAATTAAAGCCGCTTACGATAAAGTCAAAGGCTCTGCAGTAAACCCTGTTTTACGTGAAGGTAACTCTGACCGCCGTGCACCGGGTGCGGTTAAATCTTATGCGCGTAAAAACCCACACTCCATGGGTGCATGGGCATCCGACTCGAAGTCACACGTTGCTTCAATGAGCGAAGGTGACTTCTACGGCAGCGAAAAATCTACCACTATCGCAGATGCCACTGAATTCAAATTAGTATTTGAAGGCGAGGGCGGTGAGCAAGAGCTTAAAGGCTTTGCACCACTTCAAGCGGGTGAAGTCATCGATTGTTCAACCATGAGCGTGGCAAAGCTGCGTGCGTTTTTAGC